One window from the genome of Bacillus weihaiensis encodes:
- a CDS encoding ABC transporter permease, whose protein sequence is MASYILKRLISLIPVLIGVTILVFSIMHLSPGDPAKIMLGPKATEESIKALNAQLGLDQPLYVQYFSWIANVLTGDWGRSLQMKMEVLPLVMDRFHATLILTLFSAVLAAVIGIGVGIVSAYRKYTWIDRGLMLFVLFGFCLPVFWLGLILQIIFGLKLNILPMSGMYSPGTTGFVDLFMHIILPSLALSAGAGAVIARMTRSSMLEVFEQDYIRTARSKGITERKVVYVHALKNAFIPVLTVLGMQIGYLLAGAVLVEMVFSWPGIGTLMINGILARDFPLVQGIILFVASTYVVINLIVDILYALLDPRISYR, encoded by the coding sequence ATGGCTTCATATATCTTAAAAAGGTTGATTAGTTTAATTCCGGTTTTAATTGGGGTTACAATTTTAGTCTTCTCGATCATGCATTTATCACCAGGTGATCCTGCGAAAATTATGTTAGGTCCTAAAGCAACAGAAGAATCAATTAAAGCCCTGAATGCTCAATTAGGTCTTGACCAGCCTCTCTATGTTCAATACTTTTCCTGGATAGCAAATGTGCTAACTGGTGATTGGGGAAGGTCATTACAGATGAAGATGGAAGTATTACCACTTGTCATGGATCGCTTCCATGCAACATTAATATTGACATTATTCAGTGCCGTACTCGCAGCTGTCATAGGGATTGGTGTAGGTATTGTATCTGCCTACAGAAAGTACACTTGGATTGACAGAGGTCTAATGCTGTTTGTTTTGTTCGGGTTTTGTTTACCAGTATTCTGGCTTGGTCTTATCTTACAAATTATCTTTGGCCTCAAATTGAATATTCTCCCAATGTCCGGCATGTACTCTCCGGGGACGACAGGCTTTGTTGATCTTTTCATGCACATTATCTTACCATCATTAGCATTATCTGCAGGAGCAGGAGCGGTAATAGCTAGGATGACTCGTTCAAGTATGTTAGAGGTGTTTGAACAAGACTATATCCGTACAGCTAGGTCAAAAGGAATTACCGAGAGAAAAGTAGTCTATGTTCATGCTTTGAAAAATGCATTCATTCCGGTGTTAACCGTCCTCGGTATGCAAATTGGCTACTTACTAGCAGGAGCAGTATTAGTTGAAATGGTTTTTTCTTGGCCAGGAATCGGTACATTAATGATAAATGGAATCTTAGCAAGAGACTTTCCTTTAGTTCAGGGAATTATCCTATTTGTAGCATCAACATATGTTGTCATTAATTTAATAGTCGATATTTTATATGCGTTACTAGACCCAAGGATTTCTTATCGATAG
- a CDS encoding ABC transporter permease yields MEPVVKQEKRSPIQKVKEEKPKKIQGPWRIAMKKLSRDKAAVTGLMILAIIAILLLAAPILPIQDPDEVNLGNRLQPIGTAGNILGTDDLGRDLLSRLIWGGRVSVAIGFIAVAIALFFGTILGLLAGYFQRFFDGVIMRFMDILMAFPYVLLAIAIIAALGPGLLNTMIAVSIVGIPYYARIVRGSALMYRNMEFVLAERALGAGHGHIIFHHILPNCLPPLIVAASLDIGWMILAASGMSFLGLGAQPPMSEWGVMLSEGQKFIRVAPHVSLLPGFAIFLVVLSLNLVGDGLRDALDPKSK; encoded by the coding sequence ATGGAACCAGTTGTGAAGCAAGAAAAACGTTCTCCTATACAAAAGGTAAAAGAGGAAAAGCCAAAGAAAATTCAGGGGCCTTGGCGGATTGCAATGAAGAAACTATCAAGAGATAAAGCTGCGGTAACAGGGTTAATGATATTAGCTATTATTGCAATCCTTCTACTTGCAGCCCCGATTCTCCCTATCCAAGATCCTGATGAGGTGAACTTAGGTAATCGTCTCCAACCGATAGGAACGGCAGGGAATATTTTAGGAACAGATGATTTAGGAAGGGATTTGTTAAGTAGATTAATTTGGGGAGGAAGAGTATCGGTCGCGATTGGATTTATTGCTGTTGCGATTGCCTTGTTCTTTGGAACAATACTAGGCTTACTTGCAGGTTATTTTCAACGCTTCTTTGATGGGGTTATTATGAGGTTCATGGATATCTTAATGGCATTTCCTTATGTTTTATTGGCCATTGCGATTATTGCAGCGTTAGGACCTGGTTTATTAAATACGATGATAGCCGTTAGTATCGTAGGAATTCCTTATTATGCGCGAATTGTTAGAGGGAGTGCTCTTATGTATCGAAACATGGAGTTTGTTTTAGCAGAACGTGCATTAGGAGCAGGACACGGTCATATTATTTTTCATCATATTTTGCCAAACTGCCTGCCACCATTAATTGTTGCAGCTAGCTTAGATATAGGGTGGATGATTCTTGCAGCTTCAGGTATGAGCTTTCTAGGATTAGGTGCGCAGCCACCAATGTCCGAATGGGGGGTTATGCTGAGTGAGGGGCAAAAATTTATCCGTGTTGCACCACATGTAAGCTTGCTCCCTGGATTTGCTATATTTCTAGTTGTTCTTTCACTTAATTTAGTAGGAGATGGATTACGTGATGCACTTGATCCAAAATCAAAATAA
- a CDS encoding DUF1028 domain-containing protein has protein sequence MKKSKTIPRDFVNTFSIVGYDPNTKEHGVAVASKFLSVGSLVPYAKAGVGAVATQSWVNVDYGIRGLQLMENGLSAEEALQEVTKGDEKLSSRQVGFVDANGRSATFTGEECFEWAGGIAGENFACQGNILVDEKTVKAMSETFQTSKGTLATRLVKALLAGEEAGGDSRGKQSAALLVVKENGGYGGYTDRYIDLRVDDHQEPVEELQRLLHLHQLYFERTVPDDIAPIEGELKQQLVDDLRKLAYLKSDNVTDEELFEAVYSFHLIENFDERVQEKGYIDQKVVEFIHKFTVRED, from the coding sequence ATGAAAAAGAGTAAAACAATCCCACGTGATTTTGTTAATACATTTTCGATTGTAGGGTACGACCCGAACACTAAAGAACATGGAGTAGCCGTTGCTTCGAAGTTCCTTTCAGTTGGGTCACTCGTTCCTTATGCAAAAGCTGGTGTTGGCGCAGTTGCTACACAATCTTGGGTTAATGTGGATTATGGCATAAGAGGACTTCAATTGATGGAAAATGGCTTAAGCGCGGAAGAAGCATTACAAGAAGTAACAAAAGGTGATGAAAAGCTAAGCTCAAGACAGGTCGGATTTGTGGATGCAAATGGGAGAAGTGCAACATTTACAGGTGAAGAATGCTTTGAATGGGCAGGCGGGATTGCGGGAGAGAATTTTGCATGTCAGGGGAACATCTTAGTAGATGAGAAGACAGTTAAGGCAATGAGTGAAACATTTCAAACTTCTAAAGGAACACTTGCAACTAGACTGGTAAAAGCATTGCTTGCTGGGGAAGAAGCAGGTGGTGATAGCCGAGGGAAACAATCTGCAGCTTTATTAGTTGTTAAGGAAAATGGTGGGTATGGAGGATATACAGACCGTTATATTGATTTACGGGTGGATGATCACCAGGAGCCTGTCGAAGAACTTCAAAGACTATTACATTTACATCAGTTATATTTTGAAAGAACAGTACCTGATGATATAGCACCTATAGAAGGTGAGCTTAAGCAACAACTTGTAGATGATTTACGTAAATTAGCCTATTTAAAATCGGATAATGTAACAGACGAGGAGCTATTTGAGGCGGTATATTCCTTTCATCTTATTGAAAATTTTGATGAGCGAGTGCAAGAAAAGGGGTATATTGATCAAAAAGTCGTTGAGTTTATTCACAAATTCACTGTGCGAGAGGACTGA
- a CDS encoding ABC transporter ATP-binding protein has product MTALLEVKDLEVKFKKDHEFVSTINGVSFHIMPGETVGIVGESGCGKSVTSLSVMGLLPKEYSQLGDKSTIEFNGQRINGLPELDYQRIRGNEIAMIFQDPMSSLNPVLSIGYQLVEMIRNHTNLPKKSAKARAVEMLEKVGIPRATQLLNEYPHQLSGGMRQRVMIAMALSCNPKLLIADEPTTALDVTIQAQILDLMRTLQIEFNTAIMLITHDLGVVAEVCDRVIVMYAGRVVEEAPVADIFTNPKHPYTKGLLESIPSLSDEKERLHAISGSVPLPEEMPAGCRFAPRCAHATEPCYQFIPPRVKMSDSQYTSCWLYSEDGGVG; this is encoded by the coding sequence ATGACAGCTCTCTTAGAAGTAAAGGATTTAGAAGTGAAATTTAAGAAAGACCATGAATTTGTGTCAACTATTAATGGCGTTAGTTTTCATATTATGCCAGGAGAAACAGTAGGAATTGTAGGGGAGTCTGGATGCGGAAAAAGCGTGACATCTCTTTCCGTTATGGGGCTTTTACCAAAGGAATACAGTCAATTAGGTGATAAAAGCACGATTGAATTTAATGGACAAAGAATAAATGGACTTCCTGAATTAGACTACCAACGAATCAGAGGAAATGAAATTGCGATGATTTTTCAGGATCCAATGTCTTCTTTAAATCCCGTGTTATCAATTGGTTATCAGCTAGTGGAAATGATTCGTAATCATACAAACTTACCAAAGAAATCAGCTAAAGCAAGGGCAGTAGAAATGCTTGAAAAAGTTGGAATACCTAGAGCCACGCAACTACTTAATGAGTATCCGCACCAGCTTTCCGGAGGAATGAGACAGCGTGTGATGATTGCGATGGCTCTATCGTGTAATCCGAAACTACTTATTGCAGATGAACCTACAACGGCTCTTGATGTAACAATCCAAGCGCAGATTCTTGACCTAATGAGAACTCTTCAGATTGAATTTAATACAGCTATTATGTTAATAACACATGACCTTGGTGTCGTAGCCGAAGTGTGTGACAGAGTCATTGTCATGTATGCTGGAAGAGTTGTCGAAGAAGCTCCTGTTGCTGATATTTTTACAAATCCAAAACACCCTTACACAAAAGGATTGTTAGAATCAATCCCAAGCTTATCAGATGAAAAAGAAAGATTACATGCCATTTCAGGCTCTGTCCCATTACCAGAAGAAATGCCTGCGGGTTGTCGATTTGCTCCAAGATGTGCTCATGCAACAGAGCCTTGTTATCAGTTCATTCCACCAAGAGTGAAAATGTCTGACAGTCAATATACTAGTTGTTGGCTTTATAGTGAGGACGGTGGCGTAGGGTAA
- a CDS encoding ABC transporter ATP-binding protein, producing MEELLTVKNLKKYFPIKKGILNREGGSVKAVDDVSFSLFEGETLGLVGESGCGKSTLGRTILQLFKPTEGEVLFKGNNISNMSFKDLRPHRKDMQMIFQDPYSSLNSRKTIKSILMEPYKIHSLYTNKEREEKAEGMLEKVGLNRLFANRYPHEFSGGQRQRIGIARALMLEPDLIIADEPVSALDVSVQAQVLNLMRDLQEEFNLTYLFIAHDLSVVKHFSTRVGVMYLGRMVELSDKDNLYKEPLHPYTQALLSAVPIPKIGGARERIILKGDVPSPDNPPTGCAFHTRCAQCMKICKEERPQLKEVAEGRFVACHLYE from the coding sequence ATGGAGGAATTATTAACAGTTAAAAACCTTAAAAAATACTTTCCTATCAAAAAAGGAATTTTAAATAGAGAAGGCGGCAGTGTAAAAGCTGTTGATGATGTATCGTTCTCATTATTCGAGGGGGAAACATTGGGTCTTGTAGGCGAAAGTGGTTGTGGAAAGTCTACGTTAGGTAGAACGATTCTCCAATTATTTAAACCTACCGAGGGAGAGGTCTTATTTAAAGGGAACAACATATCTAACATGTCATTTAAAGATCTTAGACCTCACAGAAAAGACATGCAAATGATTTTTCAAGATCCATATTCTTCTTTAAATTCACGCAAAACGATTAAAAGTATCTTAATGGAGCCGTACAAAATCCATTCTTTATATACTAATAAAGAGCGTGAAGAAAAGGCAGAAGGAATGCTTGAGAAGGTTGGCTTAAACCGATTGTTTGCCAATCGATACCCACATGAATTTAGCGGAGGGCAACGACAGCGTATCGGGATTGCTAGAGCCTTAATGCTTGAACCCGACCTTATTATTGCTGATGAACCTGTTTCAGCATTAGATGTTTCTGTTCAAGCACAAGTGTTAAATTTAATGCGTGATCTTCAAGAAGAATTTAACTTAACCTACTTGTTTATTGCACATGATTTAAGTGTAGTAAAGCACTTTAGTACAAGAGTTGGCGTTATGTATCTTGGAAGAATGGTGGAGTTATCTGACAAAGATAACTTATATAAAGAACCTTTACATCCTTATACACAGGCTTTGCTATCAGCCGTACCCATTCCTAAAATAGGAGGAGCAAGAGAGAGAATTATTTTAAAGGGGGATGTTCCTAGTCCCGATAATCCGCCTACTGGATGTGCCTTTCATACAAGGTGTGCACAGTGTATGAAAATATGTAAGGAAGAACGACCTCAACTGAAAGAGGTAGCAGAAGGACGCTTTGTGGCTTGCCACCTTTACGAATAA
- a CDS encoding staygreen family protein, with product MSSFDPNKLTVTIIPPASSSFPVEGRKYTLTHSDETGDLFLDIRYVYNELKINSKMRDEVIAQWSLTNDSHWFLAGKAYVDGGEYSKEQARVRHTIFLREMDTALKGIVNGDLPFYLHYPFLLDAPIYLYFESQFPEFRKIYSFNTPRMYLVRRAYHK from the coding sequence ATGTCATCCTTTGACCCAAATAAGCTAACCGTTACAATCATTCCACCTGCTTCCTCCTCGTTTCCTGTTGAAGGTAGAAAGTACACTCTTACCCATTCGGACGAGACGGGTGATTTATTTTTAGATATTCGCTATGTGTATAATGAGTTGAAAATAAATTCTAAAATGAGAGATGAAGTAATTGCCCAATGGTCACTGACTAATGACTCTCACTGGTTCTTAGCTGGAAAAGCCTATGTAGATGGTGGTGAGTATTCTAAGGAACAAGCTCGAGTTCGCCATACCATTTTTCTTAGAGAAATGGACACAGCGTTAAAAGGAATCGTAAATGGAGATCTTCCTTTTTATTTGCATTATCCCTTCTTACTCGACGCACCTATCTATCTTTACTTCGAGTCACAATTTCCGGAGTTTAGGAAAATCTATTCCTTTAACACTCCAAGAATGTATTTAGTAAGAAGAGCGTATCACAAATAG
- a CDS encoding fumarylacetoacetate hydrolase family protein: MKTLQKSKKIVRYTYFGNESYGLVDGEEIIQISREFTDVINGVKSEEEIRIPYQDVTVLPPVNPSKIVNFGWTYADHAVETGGQANLVEPFLFLKPASSLIADHGEILLPPTHLTNQVELEGEVALVIGKRGKNIKEEEALDYVFGCTIFNDVTARDLTKSDPQFTRGKGFDTFGPLGPHIVTGIDPTNLQIKTTLNGVVVQEGNTNQMSLSIPYLISWISQVMTLEPGDVLATGSPAGSCPMSSGDTVVVEVEHIGKLSNYVK, from the coding sequence ATGAAAACCTTGCAAAAATCAAAAAAGATTGTCCGCTATACATACTTTGGCAACGAGTCCTATGGCCTTGTTGATGGAGAAGAAATTATTCAGATTTCAAGAGAATTTACAGATGTAATTAATGGAGTGAAAAGTGAAGAAGAGATAAGAATACCTTATCAAGATGTAACTGTTTTACCTCCAGTTAACCCGTCTAAAATAGTTAACTTTGGGTGGACCTATGCAGACCATGCAGTGGAAACAGGAGGTCAAGCAAATCTTGTAGAGCCGTTCTTATTCTTAAAACCAGCTTCTTCCCTGATAGCAGATCACGGTGAGATTCTTTTACCACCTACTCATTTAACAAATCAAGTAGAGTTAGAGGGGGAAGTTGCTCTAGTTATAGGGAAACGCGGTAAAAATATTAAAGAAGAAGAAGCGTTAGATTATGTTTTCGGTTGCACGATCTTTAATGACGTCACAGCAAGAGACTTAACAAAATCAGACCCTCAATTTACAAGAGGAAAGGGTTTCGATACATTCGGCCCATTAGGACCACATATTGTAACGGGAATAGATCCTACGAATTTGCAAATTAAAACAACACTTAATGGAGTCGTTGTACAAGAGGGGAACACAAATCAAATGTCTCTTTCTATTCCATATTTAATCAGCTGGATTTCTCAAGTTATGACATTAGAGCCAGGTGATGTTCTTGCAACAGGATCACCTGCAGGAAGCTGTCCTATGAGTTCTGGAGATACGGTCGTCGTTGAAGTCGAGCATATCGGAAAATTAAGCAATTACGTGAAATAA
- a CDS encoding AEC family transporter, producing the protein MHFILIVLPAFIIFAVGYIGQKKIGFDRKSLSQAALYLMTPFLAFRTFYTNELTMDYVYILSFCTLLCFLLIFVVIVYTKVARISYSKRAAYILSGVFMNSGNYGVPIILFAFGGIGFNYAVIMMVIQSFLMNTIGLYYAGRGSSATFSVKESMVTIFKMPIIYGAFAGLLGQLVPLPIPEFFMQATDLIANATIPTVMLVLGMQLASIKRSNVKVKDIGFILLMRTFLSPLIAILIIHLLSLEGMLANVLIILSAMPTAANTTMYAMQFDTEPDLVSYSTLVTTILSIITVPIMLMIFS; encoded by the coding sequence ATGCACTTTATTCTTATTGTTTTACCTGCATTTATTATTTTTGCTGTTGGATATATCGGTCAGAAGAAAATTGGTTTTGATCGGAAGTCACTCTCTCAAGCAGCCTTGTATTTAATGACACCTTTTCTTGCTTTTCGGACGTTTTACACAAATGAGCTTACAATGGACTATGTGTATATTCTGAGTTTTTGTACACTCCTTTGTTTCTTGTTAATTTTCGTCGTGATAGTATATACAAAGGTCGCTCGGATAAGCTATTCAAAGCGAGCGGCCTATATTCTGTCAGGAGTATTTATGAATAGCGGGAACTATGGCGTTCCTATTATTTTGTTTGCTTTTGGAGGAATTGGATTTAATTATGCTGTCATTATGATGGTGATTCAGTCTTTTTTAATGAATACAATTGGCCTCTATTATGCTGGAAGGGGAAGCTCTGCAACATTCAGCGTAAAAGAATCAATGGTAACCATTTTTAAAATGCCGATTATATACGGGGCATTCGCAGGATTATTAGGACAATTAGTCCCTCTACCTATTCCTGAATTTTTCATGCAAGCTACGGATTTAATTGCTAATGCAACCATTCCAACCGTAATGCTTGTGTTAGGGATGCAGCTAGCATCTATTAAAAGAAGTAATGTGAAGGTCAAAGATATCGGCTTTATTCTACTAATGCGTACATTCCTATCACCACTTATCGCGATTCTTATTATACACCTATTATCTCTTGAAGGTATGCTAGCAAATGTGTTAATAATCCTATCAGCGATGCCTACAGCTGCCAATACAACAATGTATGCCATGCAATTTGACACAGAACCAGATCTCGTTTCCTACAGTACGCTTGTCACAACCATTTTGAGCATCATAACAGTCCCAATCATGTTAATGATTTTTTCATAA